A single genomic interval of Spinacia oleracea cultivar Varoflay chromosome 6, BTI_SOV_V1, whole genome shotgun sequence harbors:
- the LOC110775626 gene encoding uncharacterized protein yields the protein MTDTSKFHFALAVTNVKTLIPITLDLENGKFHSWATLFKVQANIHSVLEHIQPPTEETAAKAYQASKEADLPLWTRLDNVVLQWIYATVSTEILDTILVQDDVAEKACKRVESLFHDNKNTRAVYLETKFTTTVMADFSSITAYSNRLQSLATQLANVGAPVSENRLVLRLLAGLPEAYRYFVTNMQQKKRLPGFVEMVSRLKMEDNTNKEWAARDSGGAALLLVDDDPTPPQHHPHGNNNNHGGGRNHGGGRNHGGGRNIYRGKKPSYRGRSNNNHHRGGNHGGGGGGSSHGGSNSSGYNNHNGSSRGRGGHNVGDITNSI from the coding sequence CGCTGGACCTGGAAAATGGGAAATTTCATTCATGGGCGACGTTATTCAAAGTACAAGCAAACATACACTCTGTTCTGGAACATATTCAGCCCCCCACTGAAGAAACTGCTGCGAAGGCATACCAAGCCTCAAAAGAGGCTGACCTCCCTCTCTGGACTCGCCTGGACAATGTGGTCCTACAATGGATTTATGCTACCGTGTCTACTGAAATTCTGGACACCATTCTCGTCCAAGATGACGTTGCTGAAAAGGCATGTAAACGAGTGGAGAGTTTGTTTCATGATAACAAAAATACCCGTGCCGTATACCTTGAAACAAAGTTCACCACAACAGTTATGGCAGATTTTTCTTCGATTACGGCATATTCGAACCGCCTTCAGTCCCTAGCCACCCAACTCGCCAATGTCGGCGCCCCGGTATCTGAAAACCGCCTTGTCCTCCGCCTCCTTGCGGGTCTCCCGGAAGCATACAGATACTTCGTCACCAATATGCAACAGAAAAAGAGATTGCCGGGTTTCGTAGAAATGGTCTCGCGTCTCAAGATGGAAGACAACACAAATAAAGAATGGGCTGCCCGTGACAGTGGTGGTGCCGCCCTCCTTCTGGTTGATGACGACCCCACACCTCCCCAACATCACCCCCATGGCAATAACAACAACCATGGTGGTGGCCGAAATCATGGTGGTGGCCGAAATCATGGTGGTGGGCGAAACATTTACAGAGGCAAGAAACCATCTTACCGTGGAAGGAGTAACAACAACCACCACCGTGGCGGTAATCACGGCGGTGGAGGGGGTGGCAGCAGTCACGGCGGCAGCAATTCCAGCGGCTACAACAACCACAATGGGTCAAGCCGTGGACGAGGGGGACACAATGTAGGAGATATAACTAATAGTATATGA